From a single Nicotiana tabacum cultivar K326 chromosome 8, ASM71507v2, whole genome shotgun sequence genomic region:
- the LOC107803851 gene encoding floral homeotic protein PMADS 2, producing the protein MGRGKIEIKRIENSSNRQVTYSKRRNGIIKKAKEITVLCDAKVSLIIFGNSGKMHEYCSPSTTIADMLDGYQKTSGRRLWDAKHENLSNEIDRIKKENDSMQVKLRHLKGEDINSLNHKELMVMEEALQNGLSSISAKQSEILRMVRKNDQILEEEHKQLQYALHQKEMAAMGGNMRVIQEEVYHQRDRDYEYQMPFSLRVQPMQPNLHERM; encoded by the exons ATGGGGAGAGGAAAGATAGAGATAAAGAGGATAGAAAACTCAAGCAACAGGCAAGTGACTTACTCCAAGAGAAGAAATGGTATCATTAAGAAAGCTAAAGAAATCACTGTTCTTTGTGATGCCAAGGTTTCCCTTATCATCTTTGGTAATTCTGGCAAGATGCATGAATATTGTAGCCCTTCTACTAC GATAGCTGATATGCTGGATGGTTACCAAAAAACTTCTGGGAGGAGGCTATGGGATGCTAAGCATGAG AACTTGAGCAATGAAATTGACAGAATCAAGAAAGAGAATGACAGTATGCAGGTTAAGCTCAG GCACCTTAAAGGAGAAGATATCAATTCTCTGAACCACAAAGAGCTTATGGTTATGGAAGAAGCCTTACAAAATGGGCTTTCTAGTATCAGTGCCAAACAG TCTGAGATCTTGAGGATGGTCAGGAAAAAT GACCAAATTCTGGAGGAGGAACATAAGCAACTTCAATATGCTTTG CACCAAAAGGAGATGGCAGCCATGGGGGGAAACATGAGAGTGATTCAAGAGGAAGTGTACCATCAAAGAGACAGAGATTACGAGTACCAGATGCCATTTTCCCTGCGAGTTCAGCCAATGCAGCCAAACCTACATGAAAGAATGTAG